A genomic region of [Eubacterium] eligens ATCC 27750 contains the following coding sequences:
- a CDS encoding arsenate reductase/protein-tyrosine-phosphatase family protein has product MNTFDKVIFVCNGNTCRSPMAATVMANLKQDIISESRGMVVLFPEPYNPKAVAVAAKHNMIIPNNSAKQLLNEDFGNDTLVLAMNSHMKQKIYDEYSEAINVYTLSEYAGEPEQEIKDPYGKGIEEYSACFELIYRLVSNVAEYLDGLSEEKEDKDKGEE; this is encoded by the coding sequence ATGAACACATTTGACAAGGTGATATTCGTATGTAATGGAAATACATGCAGAAGTCCAATGGCGGCAACTGTTATGGCCAATCTTAAACAGGATATTATATCGGAATCCAGAGGAATGGTGGTGCTTTTCCCAGAACCCTATAATCCGAAGGCGGTTGCAGTCGCAGCCAAGCATAATATGATAATTCCGAACAATTCAGCAAAACAGTTGTTGAATGAGGATTTCGGAAATGATACACTTGTACTGGCTATGAATTCGCATATGAAACAGAAGATATACGATGAATACAGCGAGGCAATTAATGTATATACTCTGAGTGAGTATGCGGGAGAGCCGGAACAGGAGATTAAAGACCCATATGGCAAAGGCATTGAAGAGTATAGTGCATGTTTTGAACTGATATACAGGTTAGTCAGCAATGTTGCAGAGTATCTGGATGGGTTATCAGAAGAAAAAGAAGATAAGGATAAAGGAGAAGAATAA
- a CDS encoding L-threonylcarbamoyladenylate synthase → METIIKKITHTEEDKKIYEQAGQILREGGLVAFPTETVYGLGADALDAKASAKIYAAKGRPSDNPLIVHIADVNALYDLAKEVPDKALVLAEKFWPGPLTMILKKKDKVPDSITGGLGTVAIRMPSHPVAAELIRSSGVYIAAPSANTSGKPSPTRAEHVINDLSGRIDMIIQDDTVDIGVESTIIDLSEEVPTILRPGYITQAMFEEAIGKTIIDPAIMGSLKEGVVPKAPGMKYKHYAPNADVTIVEGQHEKVVQYINAQIAEKEAEGHRCAVMATDETKDKYICSDIVSAGHKDDELSVARNLYAILRDFDKQNIEFVYSESFETKNVGQAVMNRLIKAAGHKIVKLD, encoded by the coding sequence ATGGAAACAATAATAAAGAAGATAACACACACAGAAGAAGATAAGAAAATATATGAACAGGCAGGACAGATTCTAAGAGAGGGAGGGCTTGTGGCATTTCCTACGGAGACTGTATACGGACTTGGTGCGGATGCACTTGATGCAAAAGCTTCAGCCAAAATATATGCAGCAAAGGGAAGACCTTCTGATAATCCGCTTATAGTGCATATTGCAGATGTTAATGCATTGTATGACTTAGCCAAAGAGGTACCAGATAAGGCACTTGTGCTGGCAGAAAAATTCTGGCCGGGTCCGCTTACAATGATTCTTAAGAAAAAGGATAAAGTACCTGATTCTATAACAGGAGGTCTTGGAACGGTTGCTATAAGAATGCCAAGCCACCCTGTTGCGGCAGAACTTATAAGAAGCTCAGGAGTATATATAGCTGCACCAAGTGCCAATACATCAGGAAAGCCAAGCCCAACAAGGGCAGAGCATGTAATTAATGATTTATCTGGAAGAATAGATATGATTATTCAGGATGATACTGTAGATATAGGTGTGGAATCTACAATTATTGATTTGAGCGAGGAAGTTCCGACTATATTAAGACCTGGATATATCACACAGGCTATGTTTGAGGAAGCTATAGGAAAGACGATAATTGATCCTGCTATTATGGGAAGCCTTAAAGAAGGGGTTGTACCTAAAGCACCGGGAATGAAATACAAGCACTATGCACCTAATGCTGATGTGACTATTGTTGAAGGTCAGCATGAAAAGGTTGTTCAGTATATTAACGCCCAGATTGCAGAAAAGGAAGCAGAAGGTCATAGATGTGCAGTTATGGCAACTGATGAGACAAAAGATAAATATATATGCAGTGATATTGTTTCAGCAGGACATAAGGATGATGAGCTTAGTGTTGCAAGAAACCTGTATGCGATATTAAGGGACTTTGACAAGCAGAACATAGAGTTTGTTTACTCAGAAAGCTTTGAGACAAAGAATGTGGGACAGGCTGTTATGAACAGACTTATCAAGGCAGCCGGGCACAAAATAGTTAAACTGGATTAA
- a CDS encoding N-acetylmuramoyl-L-alanine amidase family protein: MPEKADISRTLLLPFMSIILLVAVYMTANVLLPLKANGKGSKESEDVQERQHLSDDAGDGEVVEMNINFSEKCIVIDSGHGGADPGKVGVAGTNEKEINLAIAKKLQERLEDAQINVIMTRDTDDDLSVESDKSKKKADLERRCDIINSSGADMVISIHQNSYVTPKAEGAQVFYYKKSEESKRIAQIMQGILGEKLGTTRQIKSDVNYYILLHSKLPTIISECGFLSNPEEEQRLCTEEYQEKVADALYCGIIEYLMMNMK, encoded by the coding sequence ATGCCAGAAAAAGCTGATATAAGCAGGACACTTCTTCTGCCGTTTATGTCAATAATACTTCTTGTTGCTGTTTACATGACAGCCAATGTACTTCTTCCATTAAAGGCCAATGGCAAAGGCAGCAAAGAAAGTGAAGATGTGCAGGAGAGACAACATTTGTCAGATGATGCAGGTGATGGTGAAGTCGTTGAGATGAATATTAATTTTTCTGAAAAATGTATTGTTATTGATAGTGGGCATGGTGGCGCAGACCCAGGTAAAGTAGGGGTTGCGGGAACAAATGAAAAAGAGATTAATCTTGCAATTGCAAAAAAATTACAGGAACGGCTTGAAGATGCCCAGATTAATGTTATTATGACAAGGGACACGGATGATGATTTAAGTGTGGAGTCCGATAAGAGTAAAAAGAAAGCTGACCTGGAAAGAAGATGTGATATAATCAATAGCAGTGGTGCTGATATGGTAATCAGTATCCATCAGAACAGTTATGTCACACCTAAGGCAGAAGGTGCACAGGTATTTTATTATAAGAAGTCTGAGGAAAGTAAAAGAATAGCGCAGATAATGCAGGGGATTCTTGGTGAGAAGTTAGGTACAACAAGGCAGATTAAGTCAGATGTTAATTATTACATACTGCTTCATTCCAAGCTGCCGACAATTATATCAGAGTGTGGTTTCTTGTCTAATCCGGAAGAGGAGCAGAGACTGTGTACGGAAGAATATCAGGAAAAAGTGGCTGATGCTCTGTATTGTGGTATAATAGAATATCTGATGATGAATATGAAGTAA